The sequence below is a genomic window from Zygosaccharomyces rouxii strain CBS732 chromosome D complete sequence.
TCAATACCGATACTCTAATTGTGTAAAACATTAGAGATGCTGTACCAACGATGAACGTTTGACTTCAGCACCATATAATATTTAAACGCAACTCAACTAAATAAGCAACTACTCTTGGTAGCCTTCTCAACTTTCGACCTAAGGGTATTGAATgggattgaaaaaatcctCTCGAGACAACAGTTAGCGGCAGCTCAGAGTCTTTAAAACCCAGAGTATAAGAACCCTCATAGTATAGATCGTCCTGACGGATTAATTTTAGTGTACAAGACATGTGTGGTTAGTCACCCACACAGAGTCATAGACGACCTCGACATCGGTTTGTGAATAGCTCCAATAATGCCCGTAGACGACAATTAAGTATCTAGAATTTACTGTTCAGCTGCATAACTTCAAAAGGCTAAAATAACGACACAAGAGGAGAAAGCTGTAGGTGTACTGAACATCGTTTTTGTTCCATTTCATATGGTATTTCATGTATTTCCTGCCAATCTTTTTAAGAACTCGCTTTAGTAACTAATTGTCAATAtggtaaaaaattcatcaagaaaaGCATTGGTTCTCATAATTAAAACCAATATTCAGGAAGACTAAATTCGAAGggttttgaaagaatggATCAAAGAAACAATAGTATGTCAcaaatgattttaaagtATTTAAGCATTCCTTTTCCACTTAATTGATCATTTTGCTAACTCAAGCTaagatttccaattgaaatatAACGAATACAAGAACACCTTGGAAGAACTACAGGAAAAAGTAATTGAACTAGGTCGTGATAAGGATGAACACGAAGTTGTATTAAAGACTTTAAATGATACGGATCCTATCAGAAAATGTTACCGAATGGTAGGTAGTTCTTTGGTGGAAAGCGATGTGAAGACCACGATCCCAATCCTGGAAACCAACAATAAGAAAATAACGGAAACCATATCGACTATGAAATCAGAATTAATCAAAACTGCACAGgaatttgagaaatggaaaaaagaTAATAAGATTCAAGTCGTCAGACAGTGATTGCTGGCTAGCTTTCGAAATTTATCTTTGTCTTCAAAAGGtagattttattttatttcagTTAATTATATGTATACTATAAATTGATGTAAAATtcctttttcctttttaaAGAGCattttaatcaattgttcttcttaCTAGTATTCACTGATTTACTAACCGCTGGGGATGCAGtgataaaaaatatgatgaagatgatccaAGCAAAAATCACTGAAAAGATAGAGCTCAAGTAAATGACAGCATTAGAGATATCCCAACTTCTTGCATATTCACTATGAGCCAGATTACGAATAGGTTTCACATCTCTTTGCACAGCAAATGAAAATCCATCCCTCTTGTAATCGGTTTCAAAAGTGAAGACACCATGATGATCAGGCAAGTTAAATTCACCAGTAGTATAATATTGaacttcaccttcttgTCTACCTGGTTTTAAAGTTAACCTGTAATAAGGATCtaacattttcaattcaaattGAATGTCATCAGTAATGAATGGTACCCATTTTTCACCATTCCATTCTGAAAAGCCAACTTCATAGATTACAGTATCCTTAATCTTATAAGGTACTTCTTCGTAAGAAGTACCATCAGCATGGAAATGAGATGCACTAACACTTTTAATGACattcttttcttggaaAACCCATTTAGCCACTTCCTGAACAAAGTTACCATTGCTACCGTAGAATTCattcttcaagaaatcgACACTACCTAACCAAGCCACACGAgcattctttaaattttggaatGCGGCTGCCAAGAATCCTTGAGAACCAACAGACCATGGATCCTTGCTAGTAGCTCCAGTGTAGGATGTTCTTGGCGCTGCTAATATAGGAAAAATTTGCTCACGATTATCCAGAAGTGCAGCTGATGAACTACTCAAAGATATGGAATCGCCATCCTTAGCTTCATAAATGCGGGAACCTCTGTATTCGCTTGAACCAATCTTCAAGGATCCTTGTACATTGTCAACCAATTCATATCCCTTAGGACTTGGGAAAATACCCAATTGATTTAAGAACAAACGAATAGAATCAGGAACTGCACCCGGACTAGTAACAGACAGTAtatcaccaccatcattGTAAAATTGTAACAAAGTCTTATCTGAaatcaatttgttgataTGCTTACCTTTTACCGGTAGGACTATCAAATTGTCATAAAGTCtgttttcaccttcataCAATTCAATATCTGCGGT
It includes:
- the GIM4 gene encoding tubulin-binding prefolding complex subunit GIM4 (similar to uniprot|P40005 YEL003w Saccharomyces cerevisiae GIM4 subunit of the heterohexameric cochaperone prefoldin complex); translated protein: MDQRNNNFQLKYNEYKNTLEELQEKVIELGRDKDEHEVVLKTLNDTDPIRKCYRMVGSSLVESDVKTTIPILETNNKKITETISTMKSELIKTAQEFEKWKKDNKIQVVRQ
- the WBP1 gene encoding dolichyl-diphosphooligosaccharide-protein glycotransferase (similar to uniprot|P33767 YEL002C Saccharomyces cerevisiae WBP1 wheat germ agglutinin-binding protein oligosaccharyl transferase glycoprotein complex beta subunit), coding for MVSIFITFFLALCGNVYAASVHASKTLVLYDERLDQLDSFSNFLDDLKSREYEIDYYTANSTADIELYEGENRLYDNLIVLPVKGKHINKLISDKTLLQFYNDGGDILSVTSPGAVPDSIRLFLNQLGIFPSPKGYELVDNVQGSLKIGSSEYRGSRIYEAKDGDSISLSSSSAALLDNREQIFPILAAPRTSYTGATSKDPWSVGSQGFLAAAFQNLKNARVAWLGSVDFLKNEFYGSNGNFVQEVAKWVFQEKNVIKSVSASHFHADGTSYEEVPYKIKDTVIYEVGFSEWNGEKWVPFITDDIQFELKMLDPYYRLTLKPGRQEGEVQYYTTGEFNLPDHHGVFTFETDYKRDGFSFAVQRDVKPIRNLAHSEYARSWDISNAVIYLSSIFSVIFAWIIFIIFFITASPAVSKSVNTSKKNN